The Hevea brasiliensis isolate MT/VB/25A 57/8 chromosome 1, ASM3005281v1, whole genome shotgun sequence genome has a window encoding:
- the LOC131179390 gene encoding premnaspirodiene oxygenase-like, translated as MVALAFTPLKMGPPTFVSIPLNTAPSHFALRVYCQKTAAENTTKRLPPGPRKLPFIGNLHNLAGSLPHHVLKDLAKEYGPLMHLQLGEVPAVVVSSAEMAHEVMKTHDHVFAQRPELISSKILSYDSSDLVFAKGEYWKQIRKICLTELLGAKKVKSFAPIREDEVSNLLESIRLAGESPVNLTEKIFWMTSVIACRAAFGNKWEDQRAVISIARESLSLSGGFDLADLYPAREFLHVITNMKPRLEKMRVKLDKVLDRIVNEHKQKLLSGKGESEDAEVLVDVLLRLQGSGRLECPITIDNVKAIIWDMFVAGTDTSSTTTEWALAEMIRNPRVLKKAQAEIRESLKGKETISEEDIQGLQYLKLVIKETLRIHPAVPLLLPRESKERCEIGGYEIPEKTKVIVNAWAIGRDPEYWQDPEKFIPERFSDNSIDFRVTKFNYIPFGAGRRICPGMTFGLANVELPLAKLLYHFDYKLPEGMRPEDLDMTESFGATVGRKNNLQLIATPYVPSSSTCEASTQNMEAMEVLK; from the exons ATGGTAGCACTTGCTTTCACCCCTTTGAAGATGGGACCTCCAACCTTTGTGTCTATCCCCCTTAACACTGCTCCTTCTCACTTTGCTTTAAGAGTATATTGCCAGAAAACTGCAGCAGAAAACACCACCAAAAGACTGCCTCCAGGGCCAAGAAAATTGCCTTTCATTGGAAACCTGCACAATTTGGCAGGTTCACTACCGCATCATGTTCTTAAAGATCTAGCCAAAGAATATGGTCCTCTCATGCATCTTCAGCTGGGTGAAGTTCCAGCTGTTGTTGTATCATCAGCTGAGATGGCTCATGAGGTGATGAAGACACATGATCATGTGTTTGCTCAGAGGCCTGAACTTATTTCTTCCAAAATTTTGTCATATGATAGTTCTGATCTTGTCTTCGCCAAAGGAGAATACTGGAAGCAAATTAGGAAAATTTGTTTAACAGAACTTTTGGGTGCTAAAAAGGTCAAGTCCTTTGCTCCTATTCGGGAAGATGAGGTTTCAAATCTCCTTGAATCCATCCGCTTGGCTGGAGAATCTCCTGTCAATTTGACAGAGAAGATTTTCTGGATGACTAGTGTCATAGCTTGTAGAGCAGCTTTCGGCAACAAATGGGAAGATCAAAGAGCAGTCATATCAATAGCCAGGGAATCTCTATCGCTATCAGGAGGATTTGACTTGGCTGATTTATACCCTGCACGAGAATTTCTTCATGTAATCACCAACATGAAGCCAAGGTTAGAGAAAATGCGTGTCAAATTGGACAAGGTTTTGGATAGAATCGTAAACGAACATAAGCAGAAATTGTTGAGTGGCAAAGGTGAATCTGAAGACGCTGAAGTTTTAGTTGATGTTCTTCTCAGGCTTCAGGGAAGTGGTAGGCTTGAGTGTCCTATCACTATTGACAATGTTAAAGCTATCATCTGG GATATGTTCGTTGCTGGAACTGATACTTCATCAACAACAACAGAATGGGCTCTAGCAGAAATGATCAGGAACCCAAGAGTCCTGAAGAAGGCACAAGCTGAGATAAGGGAATCCCTTAAAGGGAAGGAAACAATTTCCGAAGAAGATATTCAAGGATTACAATACCTAAAGCTGGTGATCAAAGAAACTCTAAGGATACACCCTGCAGTACCCTTGTTACTTCCAAGAGAAAGTAAAGAAAGATGTGAGATTGGTGGATATGAAATCCCTGAAAAAACCAAAGTGATTGTCAACGCCTGGGCGATAGGGAGAGATCCAGAGTATTGGCAGGATCCTGAGAAATTCATACCAGAGAGGTTCAGTGACAATTCCATTGATTTTAGAGTGACCAAATTCAACTACATTCCATTTGGAGCTGGAAGGAGGATATGCCCTGGTATGACTTTTGGTCTTGCCAACGTTGAGCTTCCTCTTGCTAAATTACTTTACCATTTCGATTATAAGTTGCCGGAGGGAATGAGACCAGAGGATTTAGACATGACTGAATCCTTTGGAGCAACTGTTGGAAGAAAGAATAACTTGCAGCTGATTGCTACTCCTTACGTACCTTCTTCATCCACTTGTGAGGCCTCAACTCAAAACATGGAAGCAATGGAAGTTCTCAAATAA